The sequence TATCCTGAGTTGAAAAAAATGGCATATATGATAAATCAAGTTGTAGACGGCATAAATGCAAGCTTATGATGCATCCAAGTTCATCAAAACATATTAAAGTCAGAATCTTCATGGGTACATGAGAAGCAAGATAATTACAGTAGTAGTAATAAACCTATACTCCACCTCTCATCCTAAATTGTGAAAGTAAACACACCACTTGTTTCCCAACAAGTATTGACAGATAGCAAGAAGCAATAACATTAGAACATCACAAATGTATTTGAAAGAAATTGGGGTGGTTACCGGGATAGAGAGGGTGGCAGGTTCTGGAACTTGAAATGATAGAGAGAGCGAGGTGACCGGGAGGTTCTGAAACCTGAAAATCAAGGATGCGGATGAGCAGTACTCTTCGTCGACAACAAAGACAGAGCAGAATAGTGAGCTAGGGCTTTGTGGGTTTTAATGTGTATAAGGAGTGAGGAGAAGGGGTAGGACGCAGTAGCTGGGTTTTTTTGAAATTgggtaaataaataaattttgattGTTATATATATTAACAGtgataaaatttttgtatttaatgctaaaataatatattttactaTGGACTTATTGTCCATTTCAGGATCTATCCCATAATTTACAACATCCCTATTATCCTGGTTCTTGATCCAAATTTCTTCCCATCCATTTCTATCACATCTATCTTCACTATGGTTATGATATTTCAGTGGAGGAGAAACTTTTCCCAATTTTGCCGCAGTTCATGGTGCAGCTGGTTCTTATCTTTCTATTTTGCAAAGGATTTGCCATACTTTCTATTTACTCATACTGTAGCATTTGTAGCATTTAACAAGATTTGAACTTAAATTTTTCACTAGTTATTATTCCCATTTAATTGTTTGCAAGGACTTTGCACTTAAACATAAGCATTCAACACCGTGAAATTGAAATAGTGACAATTTCATGGCAATTGAAACCTTTATTTTTTTGTGTATCTTGAATGATACACGTGCAGCAAAGATATTCTGCAATGCCTGGAAAATCAAATTGGGCTTGTTGATCATTTGGCATATTTTCATTGCCAACAACAATGAAACTGAATTTGTCCCAAAAAACTTTATATTAATCAGCATCTTGGAGtagtcaaaataaaaaaatgcagaaATAGTTAAAATAGTAGACTAATGGTCTTCAATGCAGCATACTAACAATCCCTAAAAATAATATGAAGCGTTATAAAGTCACGACAACTTCAAAACACAAGTTTTCGGCATCCTATAAATTTGAaaccaaaattttcaattatactATTGCAATATCCTCAAGGGTTCAGGTATCGTGTCGCCCACATAGATAGGTTCCAAGCATTCTTCTTATCATGAGACATTCCACTATACGGATATTCATTCTCATCCGGCGTTTTATTGAGGTCATATGACAGCATCGAACCCTTTTGTCCAGCAGAATCAGCCTCTTCAGAGTTATCAGAGGAGACAACAGCCTCTTTCTCCACTGAATCCGGAACCACCTCCCCCGTTTCTACCGATGCCTCCTGAATCTGGGATCGAGCTAACCCTGAGAGGTACATCATAGCCAAATATAAGCACAGAATATCCAGAATCAGTGTATGAACATAATCATACTAATTAAACTACTAAAAAGTTGATCATCTTACGTTCCCATAGTCGTTCGAGTCCATGTTCTATGAGTTTGAATTCCTCTCGTGCTGCAATATCCAGTTCAACAACAAGAGTATTTTCATAGCGTACCTACACAACACACCACCAAGATAATGTAGAAAAACTTTTTGCAAGAACCTGAGATAACCATCTGTCCCATGCCCTTTATGCATATACACATACAGTGTGCTGCCCGCCTATAGTGCAATAATGTTGCCTTGCGGGAGCTTTTCAACCAGAACCCCAAAACAACAAAACCATATATTCACAATGCAACAAATCCAGAATAAGTAAAAcgataaagaaaaggaaaacttTAATCATTTCAAAAAATAGCCTTAATCTCATGCTTAGCTGCATGTTCCAAAACATAGCCATACCAATTGAAGAAAGTTCAGAAAAGAAATGCAGCACATAGCTCAAAGATCACAAAAACCAACAGCTCAATCAGTAAACATCCCAATCTCCAGTTCCCATTCTAGTGCCACAAACTAACGTCAAGAGCAACCTTCCCCCAGGTACTGCAGCACCTCAACCCTGTACTACTGAACCAATGCAGGAAAGAATTGCCTCATTGCCACTAAAATTGCAGCCCCTTACTGCCAGATCACTACATGCTGCTGCAAGCCACCACTTCTCTTCCATATGTCATCATATCATATATGAATATGTAACAGCTACATTCAATCTGCTCCAATCTGCATGCCAGCACTGTTGCATTAGAGCAGCTAAAGGGCTGCTGGTTGTGCCAGGTTTCCTCCTCGAGCAAATCTTTTCTTCCTCCACATTTCATCCCCTACATTTATTCTTGTTCGATCCCATTACTTTCACAACTTATAGATTTTATCCAGAAGAGAATGCCCTTCTTGTTGCAACATACTAATTCTGTTATGCATACGGATATACCTTCCTAAATATCCTTCTAATACTTCTCCTTATAGTTAACACAACCCTTCTAAAACTTTTTGCAAGAGGGTCTATATTATATGATTGAGTACAACTATAAACTCTCTATTATATGCTATTATCTTCTAGCAAACatatctcatcaagttaatcTTGCTATACAAAATACAATTAAACTACCCAGCCTCAAAGGTGATTCGCCTTAATGACTCAAATTTATTAACTCTAGAAAGCAAATATCAAGGTTCAGTTTTATATACTTTAGATAAATAGCAAGGAAAATATAAACTATTTTACCTTCACCTCGTCAAGTATTTCCTGTGATAACCATGTTTCCGTACTTGTTATAAACTCAAACCCAAATTTAGCCCGGTACTTTCGGTCCCAATGAAGCATTTCCTAAAATTTAAACATAACCATGTGAATATGGGTTTCATTCACGAATAAGAAAAGGATTTACAAAATTAAATCGGGCAGCGGCAAACAAACCCTCATCATTGATCCCGGGGCATAACGAATGGCTCGAAAGAGGTGACTGTGTCCAGAGAAGGCATCCAACCATGATTGTATACGGGACTCTTTGAACCACAACTGCCTTGCAAATGAGATTGCGTCCTCCAATGAAGAGAAAGGAGACGCATCTATCATCTTCTCTGCAAATCAACGGCTTCTGGAAATGAGAAAGAAGTCTCTGCTCTCCAATTTCCCTGAAAGTCAACGGAGATGTAAAGAATGTCCAAGGACagtataaattttaaatattgtgAAGACCCAATTAGATAAGAGAATTTTATATAAAAGGATAAATTTTAAAGAATATAAGAAAACTCATTCCATTCAACCTACTGTCTAATGATATACTGTCTAATGATATGACTAAAATTCACTCCACTAAATACAACTCAGTATTTTAGGAATCGGCTGCCTCATCACAATCTTCAACCCCGTCGGTAATGGTCTCCTCTAAATCGCCGTCTCTTGTCAACCGCAGGCCTTCGACATCAAATTCAGGCAAGCTAGTCATACAAGACTGTGGATGAAGGTCGACCTCACAGTGTTCATAATCTTCGCCCATGTCAAACAAATCTCTTGGCTTCACATGGACTACTACACTCCATCCGCTCTCCACCTCATCCTCCACGTAGAACACAAGACGCGCCTCAGATGCCAAGATGTACGGCTCATCGTCTTCATGTTCACCGGTGTGAATCGGCATGGCAAAATTGACACAGGTGTGGCCCAAAACGTCTTGTCGGATGCCTCTCCCCGACGTGGTATCTGTCCAAAGACACTTGAACAAGACTACAGTGAATTGACCACTGTAGTTAAGCTCGATGATGTCTACTAATCTCCCGTAATACGAGACACCGCCAACAGCAACATTGGCATCCCGTTTACTTGCATAACTTCTAGTATCCGAAGTGACATAAACCCCGCTATTCTATGTTTTCATCCCTTCCTCCCTTGACATGGTCCTAAATTTAAATCCATTGACGTTGTACACCTGATAGCGTTTGGCCTGAGCAATTGGACCGCAGGCGAGCCATTGCAACTCGTTCGAATGATTGGTGCTTCCAAATGGGACCTGGCATTGAAATATTAGAGCCAAGAAAGCACCAAAGGGTAGTAGGATCCTTGGATTTTAGAGATTACCTCATGCCTGAGCCAGTTCAAAAATCCTCTGTGCACAACACTATCTATGTGAGACTGGGACCTTGTTTTACTTCGCAGTTTTCTCTTTGTGATGACTCTGTACTCACTGTGCACACAAAAAGATACTTCAAGTTCAGTACCATCAATATCAAATTGGCTCATTGTATAATTTTAGAACCCAAGCTCTATACGTACTCCAAGAATTTCTCTACAGCAATGCAGTTAACCAGTACATGACGATGTGCTTGAAGCTTTTCGGTTGGACTTAGTGTGAAAAATGAAGCTGCCCCGACTGTCTTTCCAACCTCTGGGAACATGTTGGCAATCTCGCTCGGTGGAGCATCGCTCGGACGGTCGTCAACGCGTGTCGGTCGGTTGATCCTAGTCTCCACGTTATCTAGGTATCTTGAACAGAATGTGAGAATCTCCTTGGATAGGTAGCCCTCTGCAATCGATCCTTCCGGTTGTGCCCTATTACGCACGTACTGCTTGAGACGACATAGGTACCTTCGAGAACATAACATAAATTACTAGGTGACAGATATCCTACTAAAACAGGCCGAGAAAGCCTAAGTAGATCTTTACCTCTCGATTGGGTACATCCACCGGTAGTGCACTGGGCCACCGAGACGTATCTCCTCGACCAAATGCACTGTTAGATGAACCATAACTGTGAAGAAGGAAGGTGGAAATATCATCTCCATGTGGCACAGAGTATGGACCACACGATCCTGAAGGAGAGGAAGTTGTTGAGGATCTATGGATTTACTACATATTAGTCGGAAGAAGGCTGATAAATCAGCCCAAGACGGCGGACACTGGGGTGGGCAATACGTGTTTTGACGCAACTGGCAACAGATGTTCCATTAGAACATGGCAGTCATGACTCTTCAAACCAAATAACTTGCGCTGTTTTAAGTCAACACAGCGAGAGATGTTGCTAGAGTACCCGTCTGGAAAGACCACATTCTTGATGGTCCTAAGAAAGACATCCTTCTGTGGGTTCGACATGGTAAAGACTGCAGCGGGATACTTTCCACCTTCAAGTGGCCACATATCATGCCTGATTCCCATCAACTGGAGATCTTTACGAGCTTTTAGGTGGTCTTTGGATTTACCGCTCtcgttcaacatggtgaatacaATGTTGTCGCACACATTCTTCTCTATGTACATGACGTCAAGGTTGTGACGTAATTCGTTGTTCTCCCATTATGGCAAATCAAAGAATACACTCCTCTTCTTCCAGGGTGACTCGTCTTGCAGCACGGTCTGATGTCCGCGTCTTCTTTTACCCCCCACCGCTTGCACCTTGCCCTGTGAGACGGGCACACCCTCCAATTGTCTCAGGATATCCCTGCCAGTCAatttggtaggtggggatctatcCTCTACTTTACCATCAAATCTAATCCGGTATTGTCTATATCTGTGATCGCGATTCAAGAAGCGACGATGAcccatataacaccatttctgaCTGAAGGTGAGTCGCCTAGTCTCGGCGTCCAAATTACACGTGGGGCAAGCTCTCCCGCCGTACGTATTCCAACCAGATAAATTGCCCAAGCCAGGAAAAGACCGCCACTCACCTGCGCCGCTATCCTTCGAATGAGCAGCGGTTATGGCCAATGCCACTATTTTGTCGCAGCTATCGTCCGCCTCTGCCGTAGTGATAGAACAAATCAAATGTAGAAAATGTAGCATCATTTTAGCataattgaaagaaagaaaatctacaCCAATTCTAATTAAACAAACGAAATCACAATCCTTCTAATAAAGTGTATCATTGTTACTAGCTCAACAATAATAACATAAAAAACAAGTTGCAAATAGACATAACCAAATATATTACTAACACACAAATTACCGTGTCCACAAATAGTGTGTCATCTTCACTCAGAGACGGAATATTAACGTCGGTGGAATTAGAATTGATCACtcacaaaaaattatatttaattattttttattcttgttgGTAATAGTTGGCAGACTTAAGTCTTGGCAACgtatacttttctttttatcattcaataacttttctcacattttttTTGTCTCACTTAATCTGTGTAAGATAAGAGATTATATTTTaccaaataattttaaaaaattgaaagaattCATTCTCAAATATAATTATATTTGAGTTTCACTTTATATTAAATTGAAAAGCCACTCTAGTGTGGCAAATAAATACATAGTAAAGTTTTTTGGCTTTTCATGGTAACATTTAATTCAATAGGTCAATAACTAATTTGTTATAGATCGTAATTCTATCTAAAATTTGCTGTTGACTAATAGTTTGCtacatatataaaataagatCCAAACTCTTGATATTGAGCTAGTCAAAAAGAAGCCTGTTATGTAGTCAAAAATCCAGGACAAAAACGAGGAGATAAAAAAACGCTATTTGATTAAGTCGTTATCGCTAGTGAGTTAATCTTTTTGGTGTTTCTAACATGTCTCAATACTGAATTTGCCATGCCCAAATCTAATTTTTGTGTGTGTTTgagtttttttcttttatctcaATTGGTTCACCGTTATCTTTTACTGTGATCATGATTATGGGATCGTCCTTGATATGCATATCGGGGATAAGATTAATATTTCATGCAGAATCCAAACAGTAGAGACATAAAGTGGCTACATTGAAATCTCTCAAAGCGATTTTAATGCGTTGTACATAAATCTGAATCTTGGGCAGATTTACGCGATGAAGATCCTCAATTCATGAGCATGTAATTTAACATGGAAAATGAAAAATGATGACATATGTACCTCTCCTTTCTAAGGCAACAAACGCGCAAGAAACTCTGTTTTCACAATGAGCCTCTTAGAATGTACGTAGATGTTTCATAATATAGCCTAAGAGTTGAATGTTAGAGGAAACTTGACTCTCTTATATTATTATTTCagatacaaataaaataaaatcatagaTAAGCCTTTCAACATAGCTTTGTAGACTTGAAGTTGATGACATCTTGAATACAAGCATTCCTGAACAAAGTGACATCCAAATTCACCCGAACCAAGCGATAGCCACGGTCCCTAAACGCTTCAGGTGAATCCAGGGCAGTTCCAAACCTCCCTAAAAAGGGACCACCACCTTCTTTCCTTGCTGCACCCAACACCTTCTTCTCCACGCGATCCACCATCTCCATCACCCTCTCATCCTTTGGGTTCCTTAGGCACCCTATGCCCGCGCTAAGGTCCAGCGGTCCAACCATTATCATGTCAACACCCTCCACCGCCGCAATCTCTTCCGCACACTCCACTGCCTCCGGAGACTCCACCTGTCGGTATCAATAATACAAAAATTTGAGAATATGTTATCCACTTCCGCCACACCATAAAAAACAAGTTAGTGGGGCTTTGATTTTCTGTGAACTTTGAAATATTTATTGAATGGTGTGCCATACCTATCATGTATGTTTGGATAATTTGTGCCAAAATTAATTTGGCTTCATTATTTGAGTTTCTAAAAGTAAAAGCTATGCAACTATAATTTTTGTTTTCGCCATAACAAATAATAAacgaaaaaaatctagaaaactaAATGTAGCTAATTAGAGTAAATTAGTTGAAAAATAGGtctattaccaaaaaaaaaattattattctaatttttaaaattttaaaattagaaataaaaaagaattgacTTGAGTTGGTTTATATTGTNNNNNNNNNNNNNNNNNNNNNNNNNNNNNNNNNNNNNNNNNNNNNNNNNNNNNNNNNNNNNNNNNNNNNNNNNNNNNNNNNNNNNNNNNNNNNNNNNNNNNNNNNNNNNNNNNNNNNNNNNNNNNNNNNNNNNNNNNNNNNNNNNNNNNNNNNNNNNNNNNNNNNNNNNNNNNNNNNNNNNNNNNNNNNNNNNNNNNNNNNNNNNNNNNNNNNNNNNNNNNaatattttattttttaacatattTAATAAATATCTCTACCCAaactcatttttttattataaatccAATGATATCCCATCCCTTATAAATTATTTTGTACATAAAACTCTTCAAAATAAATCACACTTACACACTGATCTATATGGCTATGTTTAGTTCTAAGGACAGAAATAAAACGAGACACTTAAGAACAAGTAGATACAAAGAACGtagaaataaaaatttttttatgataaaaaaaataaaatgataaaaatttaAGTATAGAtaattttatgtgaagttgataattgagaatcGTTAAATAAATTAAcagatttgactaaattattatctaataatGCTTAACTATTAATTTTACATGAAGTTAACTGTAGCTAAAATTTCACTTATATACTAATTTAGTGTATATCCATATTTCATctatcaaatataattttatatctcTTCACAACTAAAAGCTTAAAATTCGACTTTattatattctattattttttagttaGAATGGTTGGAATTGTATAATCATTAATTATTGACATTGATAATTCGCTTAAAGCAATTTGATTATAACTCAATTCATGACTATCATAGACTTAAAATTCATACTCTTCAGTGATAAACAATTTGTTAAACAACACTCAAGTTACCAGAAAAAATACACATTTCAAAATCCGTTTCTTTCGGATATATGTTTTCAATTACGAATCCAACAATAGATAAATCTATATTTTTGGTGACTTAAATAAGCTAAATACAAAAAAAGCCAGATAAATCTATATGCCATACAGGAACACATACTTCACAATCAATGCATTTATcaaaaaaattaactaactaactaatttaaAATAAGTAACTAATTCAAGTGAGTAACAGTAAACATACAACATATTGATACCGACCTGGCATATGATGAGCAGGTCCTTCTGACAGTGGCCGTCGAGTCCAAAGCGGGATGCCCTCGCGGCGGGGCTCACAGGAGAACGGCAAAACGACACCGCTTTTGCGGCAGATTGGGGGTCTTGGATCATAGGGAACACAATTCCCTGGGCACCGAGGTCGATGGCCTTGCGGGCCCAGAAAGAGGAGCTGCTGTCGGGGACGCGGACGACGGCTGGGGTTTTGGCGGCGGCGAGTGCGTGGAGGCAGGGGAGGGCTTCTGGGAGGCCGCCGTGGCCGTGCTCCATGTCGATGAGGACGAAGTCAAAGTCGGCGAGTGCGGCTATCTCTGCGACGGTTGGGGAGAAGGTGAGGAGGGACATGCCGTAGACGACGTCGCCGTTTTGGATTCGGGACTTGAGAGTCGCTGAGGTGTTTTTTTTGGCGGTGTCCATGGTGTCACGGGTGAATTAGTGTGAGTGAGCCTGCTACTAAATAGATGAATCAAATAGTAAGCGAGTCAAACCCCAAAATGGTTCTTGAGATTGACGTTATGCATTAAAATCGTCCGTGAAAtttcaattgcaccaattacgtacCTAAGATTGAAAAAAATACACTATATTAGTCCTTGACTCATTTTTTATTAGCGACAtgatgacatggcatgatgatgtggattgtaagtgacacgtgtcacttcatgatttagccacgtgtaatggtatgatgtGGTGACcaatgacacgtggcatgctgacgtggatgttgtgccacgtgtcacaatgttatttggccacgtgtccgtttgtgccacgtgtcgcaacagtattcgtccacgtgttaTCCATTATGTTATCGTTTTATATGCACCAAATTAATCCCtgactttgcattaagtgactcattttagccCCTGAAATTAAATGTCGAGCACCAAATTAATCCCTTcaccagttttttctcattttttttctataaattcaaaactctcaatattttttaatgcattaatttcaattctattttttcacatgttcttcaaataaaagtgtttttataaaatattttttctcttgcgaaTACCCTAACCACCgacttggagttgacgtgaaggcttTTCAAGCACATtcactaccatctccgacctctttcagtacttttataaaatatttttttcttgcgGATACCCCTAATAACCGTCGTCTTAGAGTTGACGTAAAGGCATTTCAAGCTTCCCTCGTTATCATCTTCGGCCTCTTTCGTCTAGACTATAGAAGTCAAAGATGGTAGTGAGAGTGCTTAAAGTGCCTTCAATCTAGCTCATTTATACATAACGAAAACGTGTATTccataagaaaaaaaaatgtttattttaattattaatttcttgttaaaaacacatgtttttttatgaaaaaaatgtgtctaatcaatcatataattattttttttataataacatacttatatattacaaaatttaccaatgttaaattattaaaaaaaattatataattaaaactaaaatcttaaaaatttttatgaaagcacttgtatttaaacgatatatgaaaaattagaattgaaattagtgtatccaagatattaaaattttaaatttaaagaaaatgagaaaaaattggtgaagggactagtttggtgcacgacattcaatttcagggactaaaatgagtcacttaatgcaaagtgagggactaatttggtgcatatagAGTGATGatataatggatgacacgtggacgaatactgttgcgacatGTGGCACAAACAGACACGCGGCCAAATAaaattgtgacacgtggcacaaccatccacgtcagcatgccacgtgtcactggtcaccacatcattatgccatgtcatcacgtcgcTAATAAAAAATGGGCCAGGAACTAATATGgtgcatttttttcaatctcagggacgtaattagtgcaattggaatctcaaggacgattttagtgcataacgccaatctcagggaccattttgAAATTTAACTCAATAGTAAACATATGTGAgagtttattatatatatataaattaaagattaattttaatgtataaataatattttaaaaaatatatatatatagaaaaagtactgcatttgatttatttttgtttctataATTTTTATCGAGTTAAATAAACAAATTTCATGTAATTCGTATCCGATTGAGTACGATTGGGCTTTTTGAATCATGATTCGTGAGGGCTGAGCTTATGATTTAAGGATTTCATGCAAAGTTCGTAGCCAATGGCCCAAGCTATCAGGTATTTAGGCCCATGAGACAAGTTGCTTTTGTATTTCTGTGTATGAATCAATATTTGTATTTGTTTTgtacaccaaaaaaaaatttgtatttgttttttcctatattttttaattttaatcaaaCCTTTTATTTAATGGGAGTTTGCTAAGCTGAAATCGACCCAGTAGTGTTGGGAACAATAGTAGGTAATCGAATATTAAAAAGTTCTGTTAAGGATGAGATATAAGTGTTTATCATAAGCAAAAGCAAGAACAGAAGATGAAAATGCAGTTGAATAGatggtggagggtgccagcctaCAAATGGCACCCAAGACGCCATGAGAACTATAGTTTGGAATTGTCGAGATTTGGAGAGATCCCTGACAATTCACACCTTAAAAGGGATCTGTAAATCTCACTCCCCCGAGATTGTGTTTATAAGTGAAACAAAGAACCAATCTCGACAGGTGGAAGCAAAATTTCGGGTATGCGGCTACGAAAACTGGCATATTGTTAACCCGGCAGGAGTGGCAGGAGGACTTGTGCTAGCTTGGAAGGACAGCATCAGTGTTCAAATTATTAGCAGTGGAGAATTCTTTGTGG is a genomic window of Arachis ipaensis cultivar K30076 chromosome B06, Araip1.1, whole genome shotgun sequence containing:
- the LOC107605409 gene encoding uncharacterized protein LOC107605409, which gives rise to MDTAKKNTSATLKSRIQNGDVVYGMSLLTFSPTVAEIAALADFDFVLIDMEHGHGGLPEALPCLHALAAAKTPAVVRVPDSSSSFWARKAIDLGAQGIVFPMIQDPQSAAKAVSFCRSPVSPAARASRFGLDGHCQKDLLIICQVESPEAVECAEEIAAVEGVDMIMVGPLDLSAGIGCLRNPKDERVMEMVDRVEKKVLGAARKEGGGPFLGRFGTALDSPEAFRDRGYRLVRVNLDVTLFRNACIQDVINFKSTKLC